The following proteins are co-located in the Microbacterium immunditiarum genome:
- a CDS encoding ABC transporter permease: MHRFAWLRRLWRISTGRFGLIVVAVVLLAAVVSLLWTPFDPRDVEVANRWGYPGWPHLLGTDGNGRDILSLLMAGARTTVYVAVGAGIVATVIGIAFAALGALTARWVRESVAVFIDVLIAFPVLLIAMMISAVWGGSLGVVIWSVGIGFGVNIARVTRPELRRVLHSEFVLAGRASGLTPAQNLWRHLLPNVAPVFIVQLSWSMAVAVLAEAGLSYLGFGAPVTDPSWGLLLADVQRYIGIHPLSVVWPGLAITLTVLGLNLIGDALREATDPTLSRGRDPLAPPRGAIRHVPEVVS, from the coding sequence ATGCACCGGTTCGCGTGGCTGCGGCGCCTGTGGCGCATCTCGACCGGGCGCTTCGGCCTCATCGTGGTGGCGGTCGTCCTCCTCGCGGCGGTCGTCTCGCTCTTGTGGACGCCCTTCGACCCGCGCGACGTCGAGGTCGCGAACCGCTGGGGCTACCCCGGCTGGCCGCACCTGCTCGGAACCGACGGCAACGGCCGCGACATCCTGAGCCTGCTCATGGCGGGCGCCCGCACGACCGTGTACGTCGCCGTCGGCGCGGGCATCGTGGCGACCGTGATCGGCATCGCGTTCGCCGCGCTCGGCGCTCTCACCGCGCGCTGGGTGCGCGAGTCGGTCGCGGTCTTCATCGACGTGCTCATCGCCTTCCCCGTTCTGCTCATCGCGATGATGATCTCCGCCGTGTGGGGCGGATCGCTCGGCGTCGTGATCTGGTCGGTCGGCATCGGCTTCGGTGTGAACATCGCCCGGGTGACCCGCCCCGAGCTGCGGCGTGTACTTCACAGCGAGTTCGTTCTGGCCGGGAGGGCATCCGGGCTCACGCCCGCGCAGAACCTGTGGCGGCACCTGCTGCCGAACGTCGCGCCGGTCTTCATCGTGCAGTTGTCGTGGTCGATGGCTGTCGCCGTGCTCGCTGAGGCGGGGCTCTCCTACCTCGGCTTCGGCGCCCCCGTGACCGACCCCTCGTGGGGCCTGCTTCTCGCCGATGTGCAGCGCTACATCGGGATCCACCCGCTCTCGGTGGTGTGGCCGGGACTCGCGATCACGCTCACCGTCCTCGGGCTCAACCTCATCGGCGACGCGCTCCGCGAGGCGACCGACCCGACGCTCTCGCGCGGCCGCGACCCGCTCGCTCCCCCGCGCGGCGCGATCCGCCACGTGCCGGAGGTGGTGTCGTGA
- a CDS encoding SDR family oxidoreductase codes for MADRRAVVTGASSGIGAATVRALRASGWDVVGVARRADRLAELEAETGAVAYAADLTVQADIDALAEWLAESGPIHALVQVAGGARGTERIEDAAPEDWQWMFEVNVLSAQRMVATLLPLLRAGAAESGHADTLFVTSTAAFTPYPGGSGYNAAKAGEGMLAHVLRLELNGEPIRVIEIAPGMVHTEEFTLNRLGGDAAAAARVYEGVENPLTADDVAEVIAFSLNLPGHVNLDLVTMRPVAQSAQHLLARGPLRVRGAERL; via the coding sequence ATGGCTGACAGACGTGCTGTGGTGACAGGGGCCAGTTCGGGCATCGGGGCAGCGACCGTGCGCGCCCTCCGCGCGAGCGGGTGGGACGTGGTCGGCGTCGCGAGACGCGCCGACCGGCTCGCCGAGCTCGAGGCCGAGACCGGTGCCGTCGCGTACGCCGCCGACCTCACCGTGCAGGCCGACATCGACGCGCTCGCCGAGTGGCTCGCCGAGTCGGGTCCGATCCATGCGCTCGTCCAGGTCGCGGGCGGTGCCCGCGGCACGGAGCGCATCGAGGACGCCGCCCCCGAGGACTGGCAGTGGATGTTCGAGGTGAACGTGCTGTCGGCGCAGCGGATGGTCGCGACTCTCCTCCCGCTGCTGCGCGCCGGCGCCGCCGAATCCGGCCACGCCGACACCCTCTTCGTGACGTCGACGGCCGCGTTCACGCCGTACCCCGGTGGAAGCGGCTACAACGCCGCGAAGGCGGGGGAGGGCATGCTCGCGCACGTTCTCCGGCTCGAGCTCAACGGCGAGCCCATCCGCGTGATCGAGATCGCGCCCGGGATGGTGCACACCGAGGAGTTCACTCTCAACCGCTTGGGCGGTGACGCGGCGGCCGCGGCCCGCGTGTACGAGGGGGTCGAGAACCCGTTGACGGCGGATGACGTCGCCGAGGTCATCGCGTTCTCGCTGAACCTCCCTGGGCATGTGAACCTCGACCTCGTGACGATGCGTCCGGTCGCGCAGTCCGCCCAGCATCTGCTCGCCCGCGGGCCGCTGCGCGTGCGCGGCGCCGAGCGACTGTAG
- a CDS encoding ABC transporter permease subunit → MTRYALTRLALLLVGLVVASVLIFFTLRVLPGDVAQLIAGTQGSPEQVAAIRERLGLDRPLWQQYFDWIGGVLRGDLGTSLLNGRSVGAELAQKAQVTVPLGLMSLLIALVFAVPLGVLSAVRRRRGAGTAMSVGAQTLAAVPVVWAGMMLVIVFAVWLGWLPAQGFPRTGWSTPVLAIRSLLLPAITIGIVEGAMLLRFVRSATMQAIGQDYVRTAAAKGLTKNQALLRHGLPNVGLSIITVLGLQVAGIIVGAVVIEQLFTLPGIGRMLVADVGSRDLVKVQGELLVLTGFVLIIGFLVDLVHRVLDPRQREAA, encoded by the coding sequence GTGACCCGGTACGCGCTGACCCGGCTGGCCCTGCTGCTGGTGGGGCTGGTTGTGGCGAGCGTGCTGATCTTCTTCACGCTGCGCGTCCTCCCGGGTGACGTGGCGCAGCTCATCGCCGGCACCCAGGGCTCGCCCGAGCAGGTCGCGGCCATCCGCGAGCGCCTCGGCCTCGACCGCCCGCTGTGGCAGCAGTACTTCGACTGGATCGGCGGCGTCCTGCGCGGCGACCTGGGCACGTCGCTGCTCAACGGCAGGTCGGTGGGCGCCGAGCTCGCCCAGAAGGCGCAGGTGACGGTGCCGCTGGGGCTCATGTCGCTGCTGATCGCGCTCGTGTTCGCGGTGCCGCTCGGCGTGCTGTCGGCCGTGCGCCGTCGCCGCGGCGCGGGCACGGCGATGAGCGTCGGCGCGCAGACCCTCGCGGCCGTCCCCGTCGTGTGGGCGGGCATGATGCTCGTGATCGTGTTCGCCGTGTGGCTCGGATGGCTCCCCGCGCAGGGCTTCCCCCGCACGGGCTGGTCGACGCCGGTGCTCGCGATCAGGTCGCTCCTTCTCCCCGCGATCACGATCGGGATCGTCGAGGGCGCGATGCTCCTGCGGTTCGTGCGCTCGGCGACGATGCAGGCGATCGGCCAGGATTACGTGCGCACCGCCGCGGCGAAAGGTCTCACGAAGAACCAAGCGCTCCTCCGGCACGGACTGCCGAACGTGGGCCTGTCGATCATCACCGTGCTGGGGCTGCAGGTCGCGGGCATCATCGTGGGCGCCGTCGTGATCGAGCAGCTGTTCACGCTGCCGGGGATCGGACGGATGCTCGTCGCCGACGTCGGCTCGCGCGACCTCGTCAAGGTGCAGGGAGAGCTCCTCGTGCTGACGGGCTTCGTGCTCATCATCGGCTTCCTGGTGGACCTCGTACACCGCGTGCTCGACCCGCGTCAGCGAGAGGCGGCGTGA
- a CDS encoding ATP-binding cassette domain-containing protein: MTLQVTDLTIDIAGRRVVDGVSFDVPDGARVGIIGESGSGKSLTALAIMGLLPEEATAGGSIRWNDHELLGLSDRELAAVRGDEIGIVFQEPQTALNPIRTVGRQIAEPIRIHDGASKKEAWERAVKAAERMLLPDPERIVKRYPHQLSGGQRQRVAIAMALVARPRLLIADEPTTALDVTIQAEILELMRDLVEDAGMSLVFITHDLAVLSQIAEFGVVLEHGKVVEAAPVSTLLTSPSSPVTQGLLRDATATLWRPEGIS; encoded by the coding sequence GTGACGCTCCAAGTCACGGATCTCACGATCGACATCGCCGGGCGGCGCGTCGTGGACGGCGTCTCGTTCGACGTGCCCGACGGCGCGCGCGTCGGGATCATCGGCGAGTCGGGATCGGGCAAGTCCCTCACGGCTCTCGCCATCATGGGGCTTCTGCCCGAAGAGGCGACGGCGGGCGGCAGCATCCGCTGGAACGATCATGAACTCCTCGGCCTGTCCGACCGCGAGCTCGCCGCCGTGCGCGGCGACGAGATCGGCATCGTGTTCCAGGAGCCGCAAACCGCGCTCAACCCGATCCGCACGGTGGGGCGCCAGATCGCCGAGCCCATCCGCATCCACGATGGCGCGAGCAAGAAGGAGGCGTGGGAGCGCGCCGTGAAGGCGGCAGAGCGGATGCTCCTCCCCGACCCCGAGCGGATCGTCAAGCGCTACCCGCACCAGCTCTCCGGTGGCCAGCGCCAGCGCGTCGCGATCGCGATGGCGCTCGTGGCGCGGCCGCGGCTGCTCATCGCGGACGAGCCGACGACCGCGCTCGATGTGACGATCCAGGCCGAGATCCTCGAGCTGATGCGCGACCTCGTCGAGGACGCCGGCATGTCGCTCGTGTTCATCACGCACGACCTCGCGGTGCTGTCGCAGATCGCGGAGTTCGGCGTCGTGCTCGAGCACGGGAAGGTCGTCGAGGCGGCGCCCGTCTCGACGCTCCTCACCTCGCCGTCGTCGCCGGTCACTCAAGGGCTCCTGCGCGACGCGACGGCGACCCTGTGGCGTCCGGAGGGCATCTCATGA
- a CDS encoding uracil-DNA glycosylase, with protein MSLPQLAEAGLLDAEWATALAPVSPDIAALGDRLRAETAAGRRYLPAGDRVLRAFQRPLAEVRVLIVGQDPYPTPGHPIGLSFAVDRHVRPLPRSLSNIYQELHTDLGIAPASHGDLSAWSDRGVMLLNRVLTVAPGAPASHRGWGWEKVTEHAIRTLVARGGPLVAILWGNDARNLRPMLGEMPVIESPHPSPLSASRGFFGSRPFSRANDLLVRQGAEPLDWRLPE; from the coding sequence ATGTCCCTGCCGCAGCTCGCCGAAGCGGGGCTGCTCGACGCGGAGTGGGCCACCGCGCTTGCGCCCGTCTCGCCCGACATCGCGGCGCTCGGCGATCGGCTTCGCGCCGAGACGGCCGCGGGTCGCCGGTACCTTCCGGCGGGGGACCGCGTGCTGCGGGCGTTCCAGCGGCCGCTCGCCGAGGTCAGGGTGCTGATCGTCGGGCAGGATCCGTACCCGACCCCGGGACATCCGATCGGTCTGTCGTTCGCGGTCGACCGGCACGTGCGGCCGCTGCCGCGCAGCCTTTCGAACATCTACCAGGAGCTGCACACCGACCTCGGGATCGCGCCCGCCTCGCACGGCGACCTGTCCGCGTGGAGCGACCGGGGCGTCATGCTCCTCAATCGCGTGCTCACGGTCGCACCCGGCGCGCCCGCGTCGCACCGCGGGTGGGGGTGGGAGAAGGTCACCGAGCACGCGATCCGCACCCTCGTGGCGCGCGGCGGGCCGCTCGTCGCGATCCTGTGGGGCAACGACGCGCGGAACCTCCGTCCGATGCTCGGGGAGATGCCGGTCATCGAGTCGCCGCATCCGTCGCCCCTCTCGGCGAGCCGCGGGTTCTTCGGGTCTCGCCCGTTCTCGCGTGCCAACGATCTGCTGGTTCGCCAGGGCGCGGAACCCCTGGACTGGCGCCTGCCGGAATGA
- a CDS encoding protealysin inhibitor emfourin, translated as MAHSPDRTGDDAPIAVIVVRTGGIAGLRREWRAEPPPDERGRWIELIEQCPWDEVTGNGRGADRFSWDVTARCADREHDATLADEEVEGPWRRLIDEVRELAGSSPPRAPRATTGRRNGPPTAV; from the coding sequence ATGGCTCACAGCCCTGACAGAACGGGCGATGACGCACCGATCGCCGTGATCGTGGTGCGCACGGGCGGCATCGCGGGGCTCCGGCGCGAGTGGCGCGCCGAGCCCCCGCCCGACGAGCGCGGCCGCTGGATCGAGCTCATCGAACAGTGCCCGTGGGACGAGGTCACCGGGAACGGTCGCGGCGCGGACCGCTTCTCATGGGACGTCACGGCGCGCTGCGCCGATCGCGAGCACGACGCGACGCTCGCCGACGAAGAGGTCGAGGGACCGTGGCGCCGGCTCATCGACGAGGTGCGCGAGCTCGCCGGCTCCTCCCCTCCGCGGGCCCCGCGCGCGACGACGGGCCGCCGGAACGGCCCTCCCACGGCGGTGTGA
- a CDS encoding GNAT family N-acetyltransferase has translation MLEEEYEKSRRRLPRHLRKQPEPERPFSYEVRPAREADLPDIREIYNHYVTNSVVTFDEKKWTIAQWRDKFEYLSKLDLPFLVAQSPGGQVLGYALVSPWSGKSSYRYTVENSIYLGQAAAGKGLGRALLEALIEACEQRGIREMVAVISDKGAEASLALHEKLGFVEVGRMGRVGFKFGRWLGTIYLQKSLTPVKSRKRGLFSR, from the coding sequence GTGCTGGAGGAGGAGTACGAGAAGAGTCGCAGGCGGCTGCCGCGTCACCTGCGCAAGCAGCCGGAGCCGGAGCGCCCCTTCTCGTACGAGGTCCGCCCCGCTCGCGAGGCGGACCTGCCAGACATCCGAGAGATCTACAACCACTACGTGACGAACTCCGTCGTGACGTTCGACGAGAAGAAGTGGACGATCGCGCAGTGGCGCGACAAGTTCGAGTACCTCTCGAAGCTCGACCTGCCGTTCCTCGTCGCGCAGTCGCCGGGCGGGCAGGTCCTCGGCTACGCGCTCGTATCGCCGTGGTCGGGCAAGTCCTCCTACCGCTACACGGTCGAGAACTCGATCTACCTCGGGCAGGCCGCCGCCGGGAAGGGACTGGGGCGCGCGCTGCTGGAGGCGCTCATCGAGGCGTGCGAGCAGCGCGGCATCCGGGAGATGGTCGCCGTCATCAGCGACAAGGGCGCCGAGGCCTCGCTCGCGCTGCACGAGAAGCTCGGCTTCGTCGAGGTCGGTCGCATGGGCCGCGTCGGCTTCAAGTTCGGGCGTTGGCTGGGCACGATCTATCTGCAGAAGTCGCTCACGCCGGTGAAGTCGCGCAAGAGAGGGCTCTTCAGCCGCTGA
- a CDS encoding M4 family metallopeptidase: MPQAIVPPYLLARIASIREPEFARAAEAARETLAVQREYRPRRRSRLRLSLDGADTLVAETTPAPDRTISDAQHREELPGVVVRREDDAPTGDTAVDEAFDGLGSTFDVLWDAFTRDSISGDGSELLATVHFGWDYDNAFWDGRRMVFGDGDGEIFAGFTGSLSVIAHELGHGVIEAAGGLLYRAQSGALNESIADVFGALAEQHRADETADQATWLIGEGIFTDAVDGRALRSMIAPGTAYDDDVLGRDPQPAHMRDYIVTSDDNGGVHLNSGIPNRAFALAATALGGRAWERAGLVWYRALTSGTLSRTAGFAQFAAATLAAAEAEYGEESEEVDAVRSGWVGVGVIGNGSQP, encoded by the coding sequence ATGCCCCAGGCGATCGTCCCCCCTTACCTGCTGGCGCGCATCGCGTCGATCCGAGAGCCCGAGTTCGCACGAGCCGCCGAAGCGGCGCGCGAGACGCTCGCGGTCCAGCGGGAATACCGGCCGCGTCGGCGCTCGCGCCTGCGCCTCTCACTCGACGGCGCAGATACCCTCGTCGCCGAGACGACTCCCGCCCCCGACCGCACGATCAGCGATGCGCAGCACCGCGAGGAGCTCCCCGGCGTCGTCGTGCGCCGCGAAGACGACGCGCCGACCGGTGACACGGCTGTCGATGAGGCGTTCGACGGGCTCGGGTCGACGTTCGACGTCCTGTGGGACGCGTTCACCCGCGACTCGATCAGCGGGGACGGCTCGGAGCTGCTGGCGACCGTCCACTTCGGGTGGGACTACGACAACGCGTTCTGGGACGGCCGCCGGATGGTCTTCGGCGACGGCGACGGCGAGATCTTCGCGGGCTTCACGGGCTCGCTGTCCGTGATCGCGCACGAGCTCGGGCACGGCGTGATCGAGGCCGCGGGCGGTCTGCTCTATCGCGCGCAGTCCGGCGCGCTGAACGAATCGATCGCCGACGTCTTCGGCGCGCTCGCCGAGCAGCATCGCGCGGATGAGACCGCCGACCAGGCGACCTGGCTCATCGGCGAGGGCATCTTCACCGACGCCGTCGACGGGCGCGCGCTCCGGTCGATGATCGCGCCGGGCACCGCGTACGACGACGACGTCCTCGGCCGCGACCCGCAGCCCGCGCACATGCGCGACTACATCGTCACGAGCGACGACAACGGCGGCGTCCACCTCAACTCCGGCATCCCCAACCGCGCATTCGCCCTCGCGGCCACGGCGCTCGGCGGTCGCGCGTGGGAGCGCGCGGGGCTCGTGTGGTACCGCGCGCTCACCTCGGGCACCCTCTCGCGCACGGCCGGTTTCGCCCAGTTCGCGGCCGCCACCCTCGCGGCGGCCGAGGCGGAGTACGGTGAAGAGTCGGAGGAGGTCGACGCCGTGCGATCCGGGTGGGTCGGTGTCGGCGTCATCGGGAATGGCTCACAGCCCTGA
- a CDS encoding ABC transporter ATP-binding protein, with product MNGGDVLLRARGLTRRYRRAKTALFERQSFTNALEDADLDVREGSTVGIIGESGSGKSTLVRLLLALDTPTSGTVEFDGREVDAAASARRLHWLRRQTGIVFQDPYASLDPRMSVGRIVGEPLWALGIEGDRRARVREVLEEVGLEAAMAERFPHEFSGGQRQRIALARALVHRPRLLVGDEPLSALDVTVRAQILQLVAELRARDGLTLILVSHDIGVVQNLCDEVVVMKDGRIVEEGPTEKVLLQPQVAYTRRLLASIPVIEQGAGPS from the coding sequence ATGAACGGCGGCGACGTGCTCCTTCGCGCCCGTGGACTCACGCGGCGGTACCGGCGGGCCAAGACGGCGCTCTTCGAACGCCAGAGCTTTACGAACGCGCTCGAGGACGCCGACCTCGACGTGCGCGAGGGCAGCACGGTCGGGATCATCGGCGAGTCCGGGTCGGGCAAGTCCACGCTCGTGCGTCTGCTGCTCGCGCTCGACACCCCGACGTCAGGCACGGTCGAGTTCGACGGACGGGAGGTCGACGCCGCGGCATCCGCTCGTCGCCTGCATTGGCTCCGCCGCCAGACCGGCATCGTGTTCCAGGATCCGTACGCGTCGCTCGACCCGCGCATGAGCGTGGGCCGCATCGTGGGCGAGCCGCTCTGGGCACTCGGGATCGAGGGCGACCGTCGTGCGCGCGTGCGCGAGGTTCTCGAGGAGGTCGGGCTCGAGGCGGCGATGGCCGAGCGGTTCCCGCACGAGTTCTCGGGAGGTCAGCGGCAGCGGATCGCGCTCGCGCGCGCGCTCGTGCACCGCCCGCGACTGCTCGTCGGCGACGAGCCGCTGTCGGCGCTCGACGTCACGGTACGCGCGCAGATCCTCCAGCTCGTCGCCGAGCTGCGGGCGCGCGACGGGCTCACGCTCATCCTGGTGTCGCACGACATCGGCGTCGTGCAGAACCTGTGCGACGAGGTCGTCGTCATGAAGGACGGGCGCATCGTCGAGGAGGGCCCGACCGAGAAGGTCCTGCTGCAGCCGCAGGTCGCCTACACGCGGCGACTGCTCGCGTCGATCCCCGTCATCGAGCAGGGCGCCGGGCCGTCCTGA